A single window of Streptomyces griseoviridis DNA harbors:
- a CDS encoding YqgE/AlgH family protein produces MTEVSSLTGRLLVATPALADPNFDRAVVLLLDHDEEGSLGVVLNRPTPVDVGDILEGWADLAGEPGVVFQGGPVSLDSALGVAVIPGGSSGRGAPLGWRRVHGAIGLVDLEAPPELLAKALGSLRIFAGYAGWGPGQLESELGDGAWYVVESEPGDVSSPAPERLWREVLRRQRNELAMVATYPDDPSLN; encoded by the coding sequence ATGACCGAGGTGTCCTCGCTCACAGGGCGGCTGCTCGTGGCCACGCCCGCCCTGGCGGACCCGAACTTCGACCGCGCGGTGGTGCTCCTTCTCGACCACGACGAGGAGGGCTCCCTCGGTGTCGTCCTCAACCGGCCCACCCCGGTGGACGTCGGCGACATCCTGGAGGGCTGGGCCGACCTCGCGGGCGAGCCCGGCGTCGTCTTCCAGGGCGGCCCGGTCTCCCTCGACTCCGCGCTCGGGGTCGCCGTCATCCCGGGCGGGTCGTCCGGGCGTGGCGCGCCGCTCGGCTGGCGCCGGGTGCACGGCGCGATCGGCCTGGTCGACCTGGAGGCCCCGCCCGAACTGCTCGCCAAGGCCCTCGGCAGCCTGCGGATCTTCGCCGGGTACGCGGGCTGGGGCCCGGGGCAGCTGGAGTCCGAGCTGGGCGACGGCGCCTGGTACGTCGTCGAGTCGGAGCCGGGCGACGTCTCCTCGCCGGCCCCCGAGCGGCTCTGGCGCGAGGTGCTGCGGCGGCAGCGCAACGAGCTGGCGATGGTGGCCACGTATCCCGACGACCCTTCGCTCAACTGA